DNA from Pseudomonadota bacterium:
TGGACGCAGCCCCGCCCGAGGGCAGGTACCACGGTAACGTAGGGTTCATCTTCAAATGAGCCGCCGCAACGGAGAACTGGCCATGTTGAGCGTAACCGACACCCCAAGGCGGGCGATCAATCGCCGACCGCTGACCGTTGCCGCCGGCCTCATCGTCTCGGCGCTCGCGGCAGGATGCGCCAGCTCAAGCCACGATCAACTGACCGTAGGAACGGTGCCCGATGATTATCGCACC
Protein-coding regions in this window:
- a CDS encoding CpaD family pilus assembly lipoprotein: MSRRNGELAMLSVTDTPRRAINRRPLTVAAGLIVSALAAGCASSSHDQLTVGTVPDDYRTRHPIVVAESQVVEAIPVTANTRSLSLRHRNVVIDFANRFRRSSS